A window of Amycolatopsis australiensis contains these coding sequences:
- a CDS encoding MBL fold metallo-hydrolase, with product MSGFALRFLGHSTVRLELGGRVVLTDPVLTARVGGLTRVVPLPEPAAHAGVDLVLISHLHGDHLHLPSLKLLGRDTRIVVPRGAGRWLAGKGFRHVDEIAPGETLDEGGLTVTATEAVHSGHRWGPRLTHGPQSPATGHLITNGDTIVYNAGDTDLFDGMADYGPVDVALLPVWGWGPNLGPGHLDPARAALAAGLTRARAAVPVHWGTLAVPGLRRTARMRRLLADPPRVFAAEVRKNAIATEVLFTEPGAEVAIPTRTDRA from the coding sequence GCGCGTCGTGCTGACCGATCCCGTGCTCACCGCCCGCGTCGGCGGCCTCACGCGGGTGGTGCCGCTTCCCGAGCCCGCGGCCCACGCCGGTGTCGACCTCGTCCTGATCTCGCACCTGCACGGCGACCACCTGCACCTGCCGTCCCTGAAGCTGCTCGGCCGCGACACCCGGATCGTCGTCCCGCGCGGGGCCGGGCGGTGGCTCGCCGGGAAGGGCTTCCGGCACGTCGACGAGATCGCGCCCGGCGAGACGCTGGACGAAGGCGGGCTCACCGTCACCGCCACCGAAGCCGTCCACTCCGGACACCGGTGGGGCCCGCGCCTCACGCACGGGCCGCAGAGCCCCGCCACCGGGCACCTCATCACGAACGGCGACACGATCGTGTACAACGCCGGGGACACCGACCTCTTCGACGGCATGGCGGATTACGGCCCGGTCGACGTCGCCCTCCTGCCCGTCTGGGGCTGGGGGCCGAACCTCGGGCCGGGTCACCTGGACCCGGCCCGTGCCGCGCTGGCGGCCGGCCTCACGCGTGCCCGCGCCGCCGTCCCCGTGCACTGGGGCACCCTCGCCGTCCCCGGCCTGCGGCGCACCGCCCGGATGCGCCGGCTGCTCGCCGACCCACCGCGCGTGTTCGCCGCCGAGGTGCGCAAGAACGCCATCGCCACCGAGGTGCTGTTCACCGAGCCCGGCGCCGAAGTCGCCATCCCGACGCGCACGGACCGGGCGTGA
- a CDS encoding DedA family protein: protein MNWTDPAAIGYPALFGGVLLGSIVPIVPTGAVVGAAAAVATTTGHLSLPLVIVLATLGAYLGDVVTFGIPRLGSEAAFRWISRRQPAERLEKAREQFTRRGWQLVVIGRLVPAGRIPVLLAAAALSYPWRRLLPAALVACVLWATAYSLLGILSGGIFDSPLVATLLATVLVLLVTVAMNLIARWRRNTKERV, encoded by the coding sequence GTGAACTGGACCGACCCCGCCGCCATCGGCTACCCGGCCCTCTTCGGCGGCGTACTGCTCGGCTCGATCGTCCCGATCGTGCCCACCGGCGCGGTCGTCGGCGCCGCGGCGGCCGTGGCGACCACCACCGGCCACCTGTCCCTGCCGCTGGTGATCGTCCTGGCCACGCTCGGCGCGTACCTCGGCGACGTCGTGACCTTCGGCATCCCGCGCCTGGGCAGCGAAGCCGCGTTCCGCTGGATCAGCCGCCGCCAGCCCGCCGAACGGCTCGAAAAGGCCCGCGAGCAGTTCACCCGGCGCGGCTGGCAGCTCGTCGTGATCGGCAGGCTCGTCCCGGCCGGCCGGATCCCGGTGCTGCTGGCGGCGGCCGCGCTGAGCTACCCGTGGCGGCGCCTGCTGCCCGCCGCGCTCGTCGCCTGCGTCCTGTGGGCGACCGCGTACAGCCTCCTGGGCATCCTCAGCGGCGGCATCTTCGACTCGCCGCTGGTCGCGACGCTGCTCGCGACCGTGCTGGTCCTGCTGGTCACCGTCGCCATGAACCTGATCGCCCGGTGGCGGCGCAACACCAAGGAGCGAGTGTGA
- a CDS encoding phage holin family protein, whose protein sequence is MTTTAPKGRLLRGGRTVARALLVWIAVTGALRLLDVLLPGFRMPHWWQPTVCALLLGLLAAVGWPLVMRVAYPLAFFTFGLFGFLLLGAGTLAVFRSVPGVELVGFRTAVIVTVAMAGVGALISAVLAIDEDEIFFRRAARRRRRHAPATGDGELPPGVLFLQIDGLGFDTVRRAIRDGDMPTFAAWLAEGSHTLTPWHTDWSSQTGASVCGILHGSNHDILGFRWYEKDRDHVMACAHPTDAAEIERRHSDGRGLLSGDGAGRGNLFSGDAGHVSLTMSAIPVLVPKKLLRRRRDRLGAGYYAYFANPVNALRTFVVALVDVFREISASVRQRRAGVVPRVPRGGWYPLARPGTTVIARDVVVSAILGDMLAGRPVVYADFLGYDEVAHHSGIERFDTLAVLRSIDQQIARLHRASRLAPRRYHLVALSDHGQTQGQAFSQRFGETIEAYVGRLCGGSPPASAGKRRQTESWQINAALAEATKSGGLIARRLRARVENAECAEDRPRTESGSPGAVTRVAPGVVVVVSGHLAMVSFTEHGGRAELETIEREHPDLLPSLVDHPGVGFLLVRSREFGPVVLGRDGLHRLTTGVVIGEDPLLPYGPHAADLIRRVDTFPHCADIMINSRYDPESDQASPFETHVGSHGGLGGPQQRGFVVYPREFPPPGEVVGAEALHRVFRGWLTGLGHPEPAPVETAVSEVVS, encoded by the coding sequence GTGACGACGACCGCGCCGAAGGGTCGGCTGCTGCGCGGCGGCCGGACCGTCGCCCGCGCACTGCTCGTGTGGATCGCGGTGACCGGCGCGCTGCGCCTGCTCGACGTCCTCCTCCCGGGCTTCCGCATGCCGCACTGGTGGCAGCCGACGGTCTGCGCGCTGCTGCTCGGCCTGCTCGCGGCCGTCGGCTGGCCGCTGGTCATGCGCGTCGCCTACCCGCTGGCGTTCTTCACCTTCGGTCTCTTCGGGTTCCTGCTGCTCGGCGCCGGGACGCTGGCGGTGTTCCGCTCGGTGCCCGGGGTCGAGCTGGTCGGGTTCCGGACGGCGGTGATCGTCACCGTCGCGATGGCCGGGGTCGGCGCGCTCATCTCGGCCGTGCTCGCCATCGACGAGGACGAGATCTTCTTCCGCCGCGCCGCGCGGCGACGCCGTCGTCACGCGCCCGCGACCGGCGACGGCGAACTGCCGCCCGGCGTGCTGTTCCTGCAGATCGACGGCCTCGGGTTCGACACCGTCCGCCGCGCGATCCGCGACGGCGACATGCCCACCTTCGCCGCCTGGCTCGCCGAAGGCAGCCACACGCTCACGCCGTGGCACACCGACTGGAGCTCGCAGACCGGGGCGAGCGTCTGCGGCATCCTGCACGGCTCCAACCACGACATCCTCGGCTTCCGCTGGTACGAAAAGGACCGCGACCACGTGATGGCGTGCGCGCACCCGACCGACGCGGCCGAGATCGAACGGCGTCACTCCGACGGGCGCGGCCTGCTCTCCGGCGACGGCGCCGGCCGCGGCAACCTGTTCTCCGGCGACGCCGGCCACGTCAGCCTGACCATGAGCGCCATTCCGGTACTCGTGCCGAAGAAGCTGCTGCGCCGCCGCCGCGACCGGCTCGGCGCGGGCTACTACGCCTACTTCGCCAACCCGGTCAACGCGCTGCGCACGTTCGTCGTCGCGCTCGTCGACGTCTTCCGCGAGATCAGCGCGTCGGTCCGCCAGCGCCGGGCGGGCGTGGTGCCGCGGGTTCCGCGCGGCGGCTGGTACCCGCTCGCCCGGCCGGGCACGACGGTGATCGCGCGCGACGTCGTCGTCTCGGCGATCCTCGGCGACATGCTCGCCGGGCGGCCGGTCGTGTACGCGGACTTCCTCGGCTACGACGAAGTCGCGCACCACTCGGGCATCGAGCGGTTCGACACCCTCGCCGTGCTGCGCTCGATCGACCAGCAGATCGCGCGGCTGCACCGGGCGAGCCGGCTCGCGCCGCGCCGCTACCACCTGGTGGCGTTGTCCGATCACGGCCAGACCCAGGGCCAAGCGTTTTCGCAGCGCTTCGGCGAGACGATCGAGGCGTACGTCGGGCGGCTGTGCGGTGGCTCGCCACCGGCGTCCGCGGGCAAGCGACGGCAGACCGAGAGCTGGCAGATCAACGCGGCGCTGGCGGAAGCGACGAAGAGCGGCGGGCTGATCGCGCGCCGGCTGCGAGCGCGGGTGGAGAACGCCGAGTGCGCCGAAGACCGGCCGCGCACGGAGTCCGGTTCGCCGGGTGCCGTGACGCGGGTGGCGCCCGGCGTGGTCGTGGTCGTGTCCGGGCACCTGGCGATGGTGTCGTTCACCGAGCACGGGGGCCGCGCCGAGCTGGAGACGATCGAGCGGGAGCACCCCGACCTGCTGCCGTCGCTGGTCGACCACCCCGGCGTCGGGTTCCTGCTGGTCCGCAGCCGCGAGTTCGGCCCGGTGGTCCTGGGCCGCGACGGCCTGCACCGGCTCACGACGGGCGTCGTCATCGGCGAGGACCCGCTGCTGCCGTACGGCCCGCACGCCGCGGACCTGATCCGGCGGGTCGACACGTTCCCGCACTGCGCGGACATCATGATCAACAGCCGGTACGACCCGGAGTCGGACCAGGCGTCGCCGTTCGAAACGCACGTGGGCTCGCACGGCGGCCTCGGCGGCCCGCAGCAGCGCGGGTTCGTCGTGTACCCGCGCGAGTTCCCGCCGCCGGGCGAGGTCGTCGGGGCGGAGGCGCTGCACCGGGTGTTCCGTGGTTGGCTGACCGGGCTCGGGCACCCCGAGCCCGCTCCCGTGGAAACCGCAGTTTCGGAGGTCGTTTCGTGA
- a CDS encoding glutaredoxin family protein yields the protein MSLTVYGASWCPDVKRSRALLDREGVEYSYVDVEADADAERRVRELQGGARRIPTIVWDDGTFLVEPSDEELSSRL from the coding sequence GTGAGCTTGACCGTGTACGGCGCTTCCTGGTGCCCGGACGTGAAGCGCAGCCGCGCGCTCCTCGACCGCGAAGGCGTCGAGTACTCCTATGTGGACGTCGAGGCGGACGCGGACGCCGAGCGCCGGGTCCGCGAGCTGCAGGGTGGCGCGCGCCGGATTCCCACGATCGTCTGGGACGACGGCACGTTCCTGGTCGAGCCGTCGGACGAAGAGCTGAGTTCGCGGCTGTGA
- a CDS encoding ferrous iron transport protein A, producing MKLLRELPLGTRVVVRYRIEGGFTDALGNLVARDETTCTVDTRRGPVVVAFETVTLAKPVPPPPVRKSGGPVPPSL from the coding sequence GTGAAGCTGCTACGGGAACTGCCCCTCGGAACCCGGGTCGTGGTCCGGTACCGGATCGAGGGCGGGTTCACCGACGCGCTGGGGAACCTGGTGGCCCGCGACGAGACGACGTGCACGGTGGACACCCGGCGCGGCCCGGTGGTCGTGGCGTTCGAGACGGTGACGCTGGCCAAGCCCGTGCCGCCGCCGCCCGTGCGGAAATCCGGTGGCCCGGTCCCGCCGTCGCTGTGA
- a CDS encoding TetR/AcrR family transcriptional regulator C-terminal domain-containing protein, which translates to MVVFAGQGDARRSMELLWGPRVVAPRTGPGPKPGLSVEAIVAAAIDIADAEGMAALSMRAVGERLGRTAMALYTYVPGKTELVDLMYDRTLGELPASYPDSEGWRPAALSLADELWELHLRHPWLLQVSPARPVLGPGEFHVQETLLRVLAQTGLPLPRVRWVVSALFNVVRGSVQAAAESRQAARETGLSEEDWWYARSALLGELAPDLPTRFPTVARLGASAEEPPPDEPYLEREARLAFEAGLELLLDGVEAAIVKASGLR; encoded by the coding sequence GTGGTCGTCTTCGCCGGTCAGGGCGATGCCCGGCGGTCCATGGAGCTGCTGTGGGGGCCGCGGGTCGTCGCGCCGCGCACGGGCCCGGGCCCCAAGCCGGGGCTGTCCGTCGAGGCGATCGTCGCGGCGGCGATCGACATCGCCGACGCCGAGGGCATGGCGGCGCTGTCGATGCGCGCGGTCGGCGAACGGCTGGGCCGCACGGCGATGGCGCTGTACACGTACGTGCCGGGCAAGACCGAGCTGGTCGACCTCATGTACGACCGGACCCTGGGCGAGCTGCCTGCGTCGTACCCGGACTCCGAGGGCTGGCGTCCGGCGGCGTTGTCCCTGGCCGACGAGCTGTGGGAGCTGCACCTGCGCCACCCGTGGCTGTTGCAGGTCTCGCCGGCGCGCCCGGTGCTCGGGCCGGGCGAGTTCCACGTGCAGGAAACGCTGCTGCGGGTCCTGGCGCAGACGGGGCTGCCGCTGCCGCGCGTGCGCTGGGTGGTGTCGGCGCTGTTCAACGTCGTCCGCGGCTCGGTCCAGGCGGCGGCGGAGTCCCGCCAGGCGGCCCGCGAAACGGGACTGTCCGAAGAGGACTGGTGGTACGCGCGGTCGGCGTTGCTGGGCGAGCTGGCACCCGACTTGCCGACCCGCTTTCCGACGGTCGCCCGCCTGGGCGCATCGGCCGAGGAACCACCGCCCGACGAGCCCTACCTGGAGCGCGAGGCCCGCCTGGCCTTCGAAGCGGGCCTGGAACTGCTGCTGGACGGCGTCGAGGCGGCGATCGTCAAGGCGTCCGGGCTTCGATGA
- a CDS encoding ATP-binding cassette domain-containing protein, producing the protein MTSPRRAADTHDVIKVRGARENNLDGVDLDIPKRRLTVFTGVSGSGKSSLVFGTIAAESQRLINETYSAFLQSFMPSLSRPDVDLLENLSAAIVVDQERMGANSRSTVGTATDAYAMLRIAFSRLGEPHVGTSGAFSFNLPEGMCPACEGLGRVSDLDVHALLDFDRSLSEGAIRVPGWTPDNWYVQVYVSSGFFDPDAKIRDYTPQQLDDLLHKGPAKVKIGTGNLTYEGLAVKIRRLYLNKDTESLQPHIRGFIERAATFKTCDACGGARLNQAALSAKIAGRNIAECAAMQISDLAEFVRNLDAPSIRPLLGNLRDTLDSLVEIGLGYLSLDRESATLSGGEAQRVKMVRHLGSSLTDVTYVFDEPTVGLHPHDIERMNNLLLCLRDKGNTILVVEHKPETIRIADHVVDLGPGAGTGGGRLCYAGSVDGLRASGTLTGRHLDHRVALREHVRTPTGQLGITGATLHNLRDVSVDLPLGVLTVVTGVAGSGKSSLIHGSLAHRDDVVVVDQSAIRGSRRSNPATYTGLLDPIRTAFAKANGVKASLFSANSEGACPHCKGLGVIYTDLAMMAGVATVCEECEGKRFTPKVLTLLLRGKNISEVLAMSVAEAREFFPSGTARAILDRLADVGLGYLTLGQPLTTLSGGERQRLKLAIRMAEKGSTYILDEPTTGLHLADVDRLLALLDRIVDAGNTVIVIEHHQAVMAHADWLIDLGPGAGHDGGRVVFTGTPADLVANASTLTARHLREYLGKP; encoded by the coding sequence ATGACCTCACCCAGGCGGGCCGCCGACACCCACGACGTGATCAAGGTCCGGGGCGCCCGGGAGAACAACCTCGACGGCGTCGACCTGGACATCCCTAAGCGCCGGCTCACGGTGTTCACGGGCGTGTCCGGCTCCGGCAAGTCGTCACTGGTGTTCGGCACGATCGCGGCCGAGTCCCAGCGGCTGATCAACGAGACCTACAGCGCCTTCCTCCAGTCGTTCATGCCGAGCCTCTCGCGCCCGGACGTCGACCTGCTGGAGAACCTCAGCGCCGCCATCGTCGTCGACCAGGAGCGGATGGGCGCCAACTCGCGCTCCACGGTCGGCACCGCGACCGACGCCTACGCGATGCTGCGGATCGCCTTCTCGCGCCTCGGCGAGCCGCACGTCGGCACGTCCGGCGCGTTCAGCTTCAACCTGCCCGAAGGCATGTGCCCGGCCTGCGAGGGCCTCGGCCGGGTGTCCGACCTCGACGTGCACGCTCTGCTGGACTTCGACCGCTCGCTCAGCGAAGGCGCGATCCGGGTGCCCGGCTGGACCCCGGACAACTGGTACGTCCAGGTCTACGTGTCCTCCGGCTTCTTCGACCCGGACGCGAAGATCCGCGACTACACCCCGCAGCAGCTCGACGACCTGCTGCACAAGGGGCCGGCCAAGGTGAAGATCGGCACCGGCAACCTCACCTACGAAGGTCTCGCCGTGAAGATCCGGCGGCTCTACCTGAACAAGGACACCGAGTCGCTGCAGCCGCACATCCGCGGGTTCATCGAGCGGGCGGCGACGTTCAAGACGTGCGACGCGTGCGGTGGCGCCCGGCTCAACCAGGCGGCGTTGTCGGCGAAGATCGCGGGCCGCAACATCGCCGAGTGCGCCGCCATGCAGATCAGCGACCTCGCCGAGTTCGTCCGGAACCTCGACGCGCCGTCGATCCGGCCGCTGCTGGGCAACCTCCGCGACACGCTCGACTCGCTGGTCGAGATCGGCCTCGGCTACCTGTCACTGGACCGCGAGTCCGCGACACTTTCGGGTGGCGAGGCGCAGCGCGTGAAGATGGTGCGCCACCTCGGGTCGAGCCTCACCGACGTCACGTACGTCTTCGACGAGCCGACGGTCGGGCTGCACCCGCACGACATCGAGCGGATGAACAACCTGCTGCTCTGCCTGCGGGACAAGGGGAACACGATCCTGGTCGTCGAGCACAAGCCGGAGACGATCCGGATCGCCGACCACGTCGTCGACCTCGGCCCCGGCGCGGGCACCGGCGGCGGACGGCTCTGCTACGCCGGCAGCGTCGACGGCCTGCGCGCGTCCGGCACGCTGACCGGCCGCCACCTCGACCACCGCGTCGCGCTGCGGGAGCACGTCCGCACGCCCACCGGGCAGCTCGGGATCACCGGCGCGACGCTGCACAACCTGCGTGACGTCAGCGTCGACCTCCCGCTCGGCGTGCTGACCGTGGTCACCGGCGTGGCGGGCTCCGGGAAGTCGTCGCTGATCCACGGCTCCCTGGCCCACCGCGACGACGTCGTCGTGGTCGACCAGTCGGCGATCCGCGGGTCGCGGCGGTCCAACCCGGCGACCTACACCGGCCTGCTCGACCCGATCCGCACGGCCTTCGCCAAGGCCAACGGCGTCAAGGCGAGCCTGTTCAGCGCCAACTCCGAAGGCGCCTGCCCGCACTGCAAGGGCCTCGGCGTGATCTACACGGACCTGGCGATGATGGCCGGCGTGGCCACGGTCTGCGAGGAGTGCGAGGGCAAGCGGTTCACGCCCAAGGTCCTGACGCTTCTGCTGCGGGGCAAGAACATCAGCGAGGTACTGGCCATGTCGGTCGCCGAGGCGCGCGAGTTCTTCCCGTCCGGCACCGCGCGCGCGATCCTCGACCGGCTCGCCGACGTCGGCCTCGGCTACCTGACGCTCGGGCAGCCGCTGACCACGCTTTCGGGTGGTGAGCGGCAGCGGCTCAAGCTGGCCATCCGGATGGCCGAGAAGGGGTCGACCTACATCCTGGACGAGCCGACGACCGGCCTGCACCTCGCCGACGTCGACCGGCTGCTGGCCCTGCTCGACCGGATCGTCGACGCCGGCAACACGGTGATCGTCATCGAGCACCACCAGGCCGTGATGGCCCACGCCGACTGGCTGATCGACCTCGGCCCCGGTGCCGGCCACGACGGCGGCCGTGTCGTCTTCACCGGCACGCCGGCCGACCTGGTCGCGAACGCCTCCACCCTCACCGCCCGGCACCTGCGCGAATACCTGGGGAAGCCGTGA
- a CDS encoding siderophore-interacting protein, whose translation MNPTGLLTVTAVRKPTPRTVRVTFTGDGLAELEPWPDQQLKLLFPPPGRPVRLPEPDADAMRWYQAYLAIPADERPVLRSYTVRDRDPGAAAIDVEFVLHDDAVVDGPATAWARTAAPGDVLGRYGPDAAYRHPLSTADTLLLAGDETAVPAIATILSEVDKAVAFVEVADAAEEQPLPGEVHWLHRDGAGHGTKLVEAVREAKLPGDAAAWLAGEAGMVRTLRRHLVGDRGLGKRAVEFTGYWRRRLTQDDAPTTEDLADAAEKLA comes from the coding sequence GTGAACCCGACCGGGCTGCTCACCGTCACCGCGGTGCGGAAGCCGACCCCGCGCACCGTGCGCGTCACCTTCACCGGTGACGGCCTCGCCGAGCTGGAACCGTGGCCGGACCAGCAGCTCAAGCTGCTGTTCCCGCCGCCGGGCCGTCCGGTGCGGCTGCCGGAGCCGGACGCCGACGCGATGCGCTGGTACCAGGCGTACCTCGCGATTCCGGCGGACGAGCGGCCGGTGCTGCGCAGCTACACCGTGCGCGACCGCGATCCGGGCGCGGCGGCGATCGACGTCGAGTTCGTGCTGCACGACGACGCGGTGGTGGACGGCCCGGCCACGGCCTGGGCCCGGACCGCGGCGCCGGGCGACGTCCTCGGCCGGTACGGCCCGGACGCCGCCTACCGCCACCCACTGTCCACAGCGGACACACTGCTGCTGGCCGGCGACGAGACGGCGGTGCCCGCCATCGCGACCATCCTGTCCGAAGTGGACAAGGCGGTGGCGTTCGTCGAGGTGGCGGACGCGGCGGAGGAGCAGCCGCTGCCGGGCGAAGTCCACTGGCTGCACCGCGACGGCGCGGGGCACGGCACGAAGCTGGTCGAAGCGGTGCGTGAGGCGAAGCTGCCCGGCGACGCGGCGGCGTGGCTCGCGGGCGAAGCGGGGATGGTGCGGACGCTGCGGCGGCACCTCGTCGGTGACCGGGGACTGGGCAAGCGGGCCGTCGAGTTCACCGGGTACTGGCGGCGACGGCTCACCCAGGACGACGCGCCGACCACCGAGGACCTCGCCGACGCCGCGGAGAAGCTCGCCTAG
- a CDS encoding phosphotransferase family protein: MRTETAAALAASGIDPASVVTAAAIGGGTYNTALRLTLADGRRLVLKLAPAAPGLTYEHGLLETEAEYYRLVRGPLPAVVGGGPGFLLMTELPGVPWAGARVTDRPRLRRELGGIVAGLHATTGDGFGYPQDPLRPTWSAAFTAMVDAVLADAARYGVRLPRPAAEIRHLVHRHEPLLDLVTTPVLVHFDLWDGNILLDGGRVSGIIDAERAFWGDPVAEFVSLSLFRPPDAALLAGYQAAGGPAEFGMPAWARLRLYRVYLGLIMLAEMVPRQDTDAERARFVAGHLAKDVDALQRAV, encoded by the coding sequence GTGCGCACGGAAACGGCGGCGGCGCTGGCGGCGTCGGGCATCGACCCGGCTTCGGTGGTGACCGCCGCGGCCATCGGCGGAGGTACGTACAACACGGCGCTCCGGCTGACGCTGGCGGACGGGCGGCGGCTGGTGCTCAAGCTGGCACCGGCCGCGCCCGGCCTGACCTACGAACACGGCCTGCTGGAGACGGAAGCGGAGTACTACCGGCTGGTCCGGGGGCCGCTGCCGGCCGTGGTCGGCGGCGGGCCGGGGTTCCTGCTGATGACGGAGCTGCCGGGCGTCCCGTGGGCGGGCGCGCGGGTCACCGACCGGCCCCGGCTGCGCCGGGAGCTCGGCGGGATCGTCGCCGGGCTGCACGCCACGACCGGCGACGGCTTCGGCTACCCCCAGGACCCCTTGCGGCCGACGTGGAGCGCGGCGTTCACGGCGATGGTGGACGCGGTGCTGGCCGACGCCGCCCGGTACGGGGTCCGCCTGCCCCGCCCGGCGGCGGAGATCCGGCACCTGGTCCACCGCCACGAGCCGCTGCTGGACCTGGTGACGACCCCGGTCCTGGTGCACTTCGACCTCTGGGACGGCAACATCCTCCTCGACGGCGGCCGCGTCTCGGGGATCATCGACGCGGAACGCGCGTTCTGGGGCGATCCGGTGGCGGAGTTCGTTTCGCTGTCGCTGTTCCGCCCGCCGGACGCGGCCCTGCTGGCGGGCTACCAGGCGGCGGGCGGCCCGGCCGAGTTCGGCATGCCGGCGTGGGCGAGGCTTCGGCTCTACCGCGTCTACCTGGGCCTGATCATGCTGGCGGAGATGGTGCCACGGCAGGACACCGACGCCGAGCGGGCGCGGTTCGTCGCCGGGCACCTCGCGAAGGACGTCGACGCGCTGCAGCGGGCTGTCTGA
- a CDS encoding WHG domain-containing protein, translating to MRGEILAAAGRLLAELGGEDGLTIRGVARAVGIAPASIYQHFSDRAELVRGLLDHEYARLADSMRAAEETLGVTDVVGRVRAQIHAYCAFALENPGHYRLMLANGASRPEPGARAEGPLLDVIDRLAAGFERCVAAGHELRVSPGRAAAIVFVGAHGRVALFHSVLNRTGAELVEPFVDELVSLVFA from the coding sequence CTGCGCGGGGAGATCCTGGCCGCGGCCGGCCGGCTGCTGGCCGAGCTCGGCGGCGAAGACGGGCTGACGATCCGCGGGGTGGCGCGCGCGGTCGGCATCGCCCCGGCGAGCATCTACCAGCATTTCTCCGATCGCGCGGAATTGGTGCGCGGGCTGCTGGACCACGAATACGCGCGGCTGGCGGATTCGATGCGCGCGGCCGAGGAGACGCTCGGTGTAACCGACGTCGTCGGCCGCGTCCGGGCGCAGATCCACGCCTACTGCGCCTTCGCGCTGGAAAACCCGGGCCATTACCGCCTGATGCTCGCGAACGGCGCGTCCCGGCCGGAGCCGGGCGCCCGCGCGGAAGGGCCGCTGCTGGACGTGATCGACCGCCTGGCGGCGGGGTTCGAGCGCTGCGTGGCGGCCGGCCACGAGCTGCGGGTCAGCCCGGGCCGAGCGGCGGCGATCGTGTTCGTCGGCGCGCACGGGCGGGTGGCACTGTTCCACAGCGTGCTGAACCGGACGGGGGCCGAGCTGGTGGAGCCGTTCGTCGACGAGCTGGTGTCGCTGGTGTTCGCCTGA
- a CDS encoding glycoside hydrolase family 75 protein has translation MRRPRAIAMAIAAAGALFVAPATADAATVTYEAENATISQGAVNADHAGFTGTGFVNYDNLTGSYVQWSVSVAAAGSTSLAFRYANGTTTARPMTIAVDGATVATPSFAGTGAWTTWATTTVTATLTAGTHTVRATATTANGGPNVDSLTVSDTGGGGGGAPTASELLSKLTSCSQISSGKYKTDSEASRTIPVCGLSDAVFWKADMDIDCDGQRTSQCNENTDCCFQADTAFHQSDGKPLNAAALPYVVVPSPSSTWDYRKFGIAGAGVVAVIYHDQVTYAVVGDTGPTDIIGEASYATASSLGINPDPSNGGTDSGVTYLFFKNSKVTPIESHANAVSTGEALARQFVNNH, from the coding sequence ATGCGCAGACCCCGGGCGATCGCCATGGCGATCGCGGCCGCCGGTGCCCTCTTCGTGGCCCCGGCGACCGCGGACGCCGCGACCGTCACCTACGAAGCCGAAAACGCCACCATCTCCCAGGGCGCGGTCAACGCCGACCACGCCGGCTTCACCGGCACCGGATTCGTCAACTACGACAACCTGACCGGCTCCTACGTCCAGTGGTCGGTCTCCGTCGCGGCCGCCGGCAGCACGTCGCTGGCCTTCCGGTACGCCAACGGCACCACGACCGCCCGGCCGATGACGATCGCGGTCGACGGCGCGACCGTCGCGACGCCGTCGTTCGCCGGCACCGGGGCCTGGACGACGTGGGCGACCACGACCGTGACCGCCACGCTGACCGCGGGCACCCACACCGTCCGCGCGACGGCGACCACCGCCAACGGCGGCCCGAACGTCGACTCGCTGACCGTGAGCGACACCGGTGGCGGCGGTGGCGGGGCGCCGACCGCGTCCGAACTGCTCTCGAAGCTGACGTCGTGCAGCCAGATCTCCAGCGGGAAGTACAAGACCGACTCCGAGGCGAGCCGGACGATCCCGGTGTGCGGGCTGTCGGACGCCGTCTTCTGGAAGGCCGACATGGACATCGACTGCGACGGCCAGCGGACCTCGCAGTGCAACGAGAACACCGACTGCTGCTTCCAGGCCGACACCGCGTTCCACCAGTCGGACGGGAAGCCGCTCAACGCCGCCGCGCTGCCGTACGTGGTCGTGCCCAGCCCGAGCAGCACCTGGGACTACCGGAAGTTCGGCATCGCGGGCGCCGGCGTGGTCGCGGTGATCTACCACGACCAGGTCACCTACGCCGTGGTCGGCGACACCGGGCCGACCGACATCATCGGTGAGGCGTCGTACGCGACGGCGAGCTCGCTCGGGATCAACCCCGACCCGTCGAACGGCGGAACCGATTCCGGGGTCACCTACCTGTTCTTCAAGAATTCGAAGGTGACGCCGATCGAGAGCCACGCCAACGCCGTGAGCACCGGGGAAGCGCTTGCCCGGCAGTTCGTGAACAACCACTGA